The Paenibacillus sp. RUD330 genome has a segment encoding these proteins:
- a CDS encoding site-specific integrase translates to MNFVQPIRDPEILEDIKELLKTTHRRNYMMVLTGLNTGLRISDILKLRIRDVTGTHIVIREKKTGKHKRVLITPELKRELKDYVQDKPLSEYLIKSREGTNRPITPSMAYKIMREIAADFGLQEIGCHTLRKTFGYFFYRQYKDVAMLMRLFNHSSEKVTLRYIGIEQDTMDTHLKGFRI, encoded by the coding sequence GTGAATTTCGTCCAGCCGATCCGCGATCCGGAAATCCTGGAGGACATCAAGGAGCTGCTGAAGACAACGCACAGGCGGAATTACATGATGGTGCTGACCGGCCTCAATACGGGCCTTCGAATCTCGGACATCTTAAAGCTTCGCATCCGTGATGTGACGGGAACGCATATCGTCATCCGGGAGAAGAAGACCGGCAAGCACAAACGCGTGCTGATTACGCCTGAGCTGAAGCGGGAGCTAAAGGATTATGTTCAGGACAAGCCGCTCAGCGAGTACCTGATCAAAAGCCGTGAGGGAACGAATCGGCCGATCACACCGAGTATGGCCTACAAGATCATGCGGGAGATCGCAGCCGACTTCGGACTGCAGGAGATCGGCTGTCACACGCTCCGCAAGACGTTCGGCTACTTCTTTTATCGGCAATATAAGGATGTCGCGATGCTCATGCGGCTGTTCAACCACTCGAGCGAAAAGGTCACGCTGCGCTATATCGGCATCGAGCAGGATACGATGGATACGCATCTCAAGGGCTTCCGAATCTAG
- the dnaB gene encoding replicative DNA helicase, with protein MLNATNAEPIELPHSPEAEQSLLGAIILANIIQEAASLVSTEQFYDRKHQRIYRAMLAMAEEGEVIDLVTLTACLQAREELAACGNVSYLSYLAQRVPSERNFEYYAEIIRSRHLKRRLIETARQQYEDALREDDHHAVIAGMQASAILLADQSATKKEFQKISVLLVEAFEQIEDRYANRSKGGVTGIPSGFPDLDRMTSGFQKSDLIIVAARPSVGKTAFALNVAQHAGVRAGKKVAVFSLEMSSAQLVQRMMSAEQNVDASKLRTGYLEGDDWERLTLAVGSLAEADIYIDDSPVMTVQDIAAKCRRLHKQCEGLDMILIDYLQLIAGRGKSGDNRQQEVSDISRTLKQLARELDLPVIALSQLSRAVEQRQDKRPMMSDLRESGAIEQDADIVAFLYREDYYDKSTEKKNIIEIIIAKQRNGPVGTVELAFLKNFNKFVSLDRDPHPYGR; from the coding sequence TTGCTAAACGCGACGAACGCTGAGCCAATTGAGTTGCCGCATAGCCCGGAGGCAGAGCAGTCACTTCTTGGCGCCATTATCCTCGCGAACATCATCCAGGAAGCTGCATCGCTCGTCTCGACAGAGCAATTCTACGACCGGAAGCACCAGCGCATTTATCGCGCCATGCTTGCGATGGCCGAAGAAGGCGAAGTCATCGACTTGGTGACGTTGACAGCCTGTCTGCAAGCACGAGAGGAGCTGGCGGCATGCGGCAACGTGAGCTATCTTTCCTACCTTGCCCAGCGTGTTCCATCGGAACGAAACTTCGAGTACTACGCAGAAATCATCCGTTCCCGGCATCTGAAGCGTAGGCTGATCGAGACAGCTCGCCAGCAATACGAGGATGCGCTTAGGGAAGACGATCATCATGCGGTCATTGCCGGCATGCAGGCGAGTGCCATCCTTCTGGCCGATCAGTCGGCAACGAAAAAAGAATTTCAGAAGATCAGCGTGCTGCTTGTCGAGGCGTTCGAGCAAATTGAAGACCGTTATGCGAACCGTTCCAAAGGCGGCGTTACCGGAATTCCATCGGGCTTCCCGGATCTTGACCGAATGACCTCAGGATTCCAGAAGAGCGACCTGATCATCGTCGCCGCCCGGCCATCAGTGGGCAAGACGGCCTTTGCGCTCAATGTTGCCCAGCATGCTGGCGTTCGAGCTGGAAAGAAGGTCGCCGTCTTCAGCCTGGAGATGTCTTCGGCCCAGCTCGTGCAGCGCATGATGAGCGCCGAGCAGAATGTCGATGCGTCCAAGCTGCGCACCGGGTACCTGGAAGGCGACGATTGGGAGCGCCTGACGCTGGCTGTGGGGTCGCTGGCCGAGGCCGACATCTACATCGACGATAGCCCCGTCATGACGGTTCAGGACATCGCCGCGAAATGTCGCCGGCTGCACAAGCAATGCGAGGGGCTCGACATGATCCTGATCGACTACCTGCAGCTGATTGCCGGCCGAGGTAAAAGCGGCGACAACCGGCAACAAGAGGTGTCCGACATCTCCCGGACGCTCAAGCAGCTGGCCCGTGAACTCGACCTCCCCGTTATCGCCCTCTCCCAGCTCAGCCGCGCCGTCGAGCAGCGCCAAGACAAGCGCCCGATGATGAGCGACCTACGCGAATCCGGCGCCATCGAGCAGGACGCCGACATCGTCGCCTTCCTCTACCGCGAAGACTACTACGACAAGTCCACCGAGAAGAAGAACATCATTGAAATCATCATAGCCAAGCAGCGCAATGGACCGGTTGGCACCGTCGAGCTTGCCTTCCTGAAGAACTTCAATAAATTCGTTAGCCTGGACCGCGACCCGCATCCATATGGACGCTAG
- a CDS encoding DUF3102 domain-containing protein yields the protein MTTAKTKQSAVQPAASEATTLSTRTVEVIAAEIRTIDQQARQAALQGAIQIGLRLTEAKALVGHGEWGDWLKANVNYSQSTANNFMRVATEYEASGQALANLSYTQAVALLAVPAEEREEFVEQNQASEMSSRELQAAIKAKQEAEKALKEKEEQLAAEQLARQEEEGMRSALYAKYEEEQELRKRQEEQIRELEQQSQQAQTSGDDKALKQLKADLRKAEKAASASEKRIADLQAELDQKAQDGQTEAEVKIAAEVERIKAELVEQARKREDEVAKQLADVQEQLRKNNNVAGIKIKMHFEAMLADAQLLLQSLGELENPEQKEAMKARIGQTLDDLRSQF from the coding sequence ATGACAACAGCCAAAACAAAACAGTCAGCCGTTCAACCCGCAGCAAGCGAAGCGACGACGCTCTCCACTCGGACGGTCGAGGTCATCGCGGCGGAGATTCGGACCATCGATCAGCAGGCGCGGCAAGCAGCTCTGCAGGGCGCCATTCAGATCGGCCTGAGGCTGACAGAGGCCAAGGCGCTCGTGGGACACGGCGAGTGGGGAGACTGGCTGAAAGCCAACGTGAATTATAGTCAGTCCACGGCCAACAACTTTATGCGCGTGGCGACGGAGTACGAAGCTTCCGGCCAAGCGCTCGCGAATTTGAGCTATACACAGGCCGTCGCGCTGCTGGCCGTGCCTGCCGAGGAGCGCGAGGAGTTTGTCGAGCAGAACCAGGCCTCTGAGATGTCCTCTCGCGAGCTCCAGGCGGCCATCAAGGCCAAGCAGGAAGCTGAGAAGGCGCTGAAAGAGAAGGAAGAGCAGCTTGCGGCAGAGCAGCTGGCTCGTCAGGAAGAAGAGGGCATGCGCTCGGCGCTCTACGCGAAGTATGAGGAAGAGCAAGAGCTGAGGAAGCGCCAGGAAGAGCAGATCCGCGAGCTGGAGCAGCAGTCCCAGCAGGCGCAGACGTCCGGAGACGACAAGGCCCTTAAACAGCTCAAGGCCGATCTCCGGAAGGCAGAGAAGGCTGCCAGCGCCTCCGAGAAGCGCATCGCGGATCTGCAAGCCGAGCTGGATCAGAAGGCGCAGGACGGACAGACTGAGGCCGAGGTGAAGATCGCCGCTGAGGTCGAGCGCATCAAGGCCGAGCTTGTCGAGCAGGCGAGGAAGCGCGAGGATGAAGTCGCCAAGCAGCTTGCCGATGTGCAGGAGCAGCTGCGCAAGAACAATAACGTCGCCGGTATCAAGATCAAGATGCACTTCGAAGCTATGCTCGCCGACGCTCAGCTCCTTCTCCAGAGCCTTGGCGAGCTGGAGAACCCCGAGCAGAAGGAAGCCATGAAGGCGCGCATCGGGCAGACGCTTGACGATTTGAGAAGCCAGTTCTGA
- a CDS encoding PcfJ domain-containing protein encodes MDFQEFKIHFPTTISEQLAEFVSGTALLNSRYIFTRSAAFGRQYGYCTHCKQKFRNEQTLKHKSEATCPNCRSTCKIQGSGLGRKYMRDQAVLIWYEKSIVAPQAITARTISVVRDYSGDPEQVETKYHVEAMYLFLPGEGGIHYVSSRQKQKTVFSHFDKGYSGASWPRFHCTDNIKQAVEGTPFQYSTWEQYVGYDNHRHVSDMVQFFDLSAKYPCIETMSKSGFAHLIWDKLYGRQTHGAVHWRGKTIFKALRLSKTDYRDIVKRNLQEKFTSDVLSFFQKERRQGATDGIDVMLHRYQLYKFSTEADKRFVHGFIKPDDLFAYLLKQTNRPRSFYRSITNAFQDYRDYLGECIVLGMDLGEDRYLRPNNLHGAHQKTSSKVKIKDNKLNEAKIFLRLQNELAKATYDEGGLLIRPAVSAAELFQEGKRLNICVGSYATRYADGETNIFLIRNQDEPDKPLYTCEISPKDWSIRQVRRYMNYDVPDEVMVFVNRFADRMKHMMKKSKPKKAVAI; translated from the coding sequence ATGGACTTCCAGGAATTCAAAATCCATTTCCCTACGACTATCAGCGAGCAACTTGCCGAGTTCGTCAGCGGCACCGCTCTTTTAAATAGCCGGTACATATTTACCCGCTCAGCAGCATTCGGCCGCCAGTACGGATACTGTACCCATTGCAAGCAGAAATTTCGGAACGAGCAGACTCTGAAACATAAGTCAGAAGCGACTTGTCCCAATTGCCGTTCCACTTGCAAGATTCAGGGATCCGGTCTTGGACGGAAATACATGAGAGATCAAGCCGTTCTCATCTGGTATGAGAAAAGCATCGTCGCTCCACAGGCGATAACGGCTCGAACCATCTCCGTCGTGCGGGACTACAGCGGCGACCCCGAGCAGGTGGAGACGAAGTATCATGTCGAAGCAATGTATCTCTTCCTTCCTGGAGAAGGTGGTATTCATTACGTCTCGTCCCGCCAAAAACAGAAGACGGTCTTTTCTCATTTTGATAAAGGCTACAGCGGAGCGAGCTGGCCTCGCTTCCATTGCACCGACAATATCAAGCAGGCGGTAGAAGGCACTCCGTTCCAGTATTCGACCTGGGAGCAATACGTCGGGTACGACAATCACCGGCATGTCTCGGATATGGTCCAGTTCTTCGATCTATCGGCCAAGTACCCTTGCATCGAGACGATGAGCAAGTCGGGCTTCGCGCATCTGATCTGGGACAAGCTGTACGGCCGCCAGACCCATGGCGCGGTTCACTGGAGAGGCAAAACCATTTTCAAGGCGCTCCGTCTAAGCAAAACCGATTACCGCGACATCGTGAAGCGAAACCTTCAAGAGAAGTTTACCTCGGATGTGCTTTCCTTCTTCCAAAAGGAACGGCGCCAGGGCGCAACGGACGGGATCGACGTGATGCTCCATCGTTACCAGCTTTATAAGTTCTCCACGGAGGCTGATAAGCGGTTCGTCCATGGATTCATCAAGCCAGATGATTTGTTCGCCTATCTGCTTAAGCAGACGAATCGGCCCCGGTCCTTTTACCGCTCGATCACAAACGCGTTCCAGGACTATCGGGATTACCTGGGGGAGTGCATTGTTCTCGGCATGGACCTTGGGGAAGATCGATACCTCCGTCCCAATAACCTGCATGGAGCGCACCAGAAGACCAGCTCCAAAGTAAAGATCAAAGATAACAAGCTCAATGAAGCGAAAATATTCCTTCGGCTGCAGAATGAACTTGCAAAGGCAACCTATGATGAAGGCGGCCTTCTTATCCGGCCAGCCGTCTCAGCGGCAGAGTTGTTTCAGGAAGGCAAGCGCCTGAATATTTGCGTCGGTTCGTATGCAACGAGGTACGCGGATGGCGAGACGAACATCTTCCTTATCCGAAATCAGGATGAGCCAGATAAACCGCTGTACACCTGCGAGATAAGCCCCAAGGACTGGAGCATCCGCCAGGTCAGACGGTATATGAATTACGACGTACCCGATGAAGTCATGGTTTTTGTGAATCGATTCGCAGATCGAATGAAACACATGATGAAAAAATCCAAGCCCAAAAAGGCGGTAGCCATATGA